A single window of Ignavibacteriota bacterium DNA harbors:
- a CDS encoding family 78 glycoside hydrolase catalytic domain: MQKFRTFSFKIFHTAIIVLSFLIIGTLPIKSFAGNQPDVQNLRVEYKSNPLGIGTLQPRLSWEIISSARNFMQSSYQIKVSETLNDLHNSKNLIWDSGKIKSGNSNQIIYNGKELKSKQRVYWQVKIWGNDGSESDWSKPAFWEMGLLNPSDWQAIWIEPDLNENTSEYNPSPYLRKEFNNSKKVKFARAYVTSHGLYEFHLNGKKVSDQLFTPGWTSYNYRLQYQVYDITEKINSGKNAIGVILADGWYRGPLKWDMKRNNYGEKLGLLLQINIEYEDGTSEIVKSDYSWKSSTGPILMSGIYDGEIYDARLEKSGWDEINYNDKNWNGTIEKQYPQNILIASEGPEVKNTVTIKPINKFIAPNGDLVFDMGQNMVGWIHFSLLGKEGEKIILRHAEVLDQQGNIYLDNLRRAKQQVEYTFKGGKKETFEPHFTFQGFRYVAVTNFKGEINLENITGKVIHSDMTPAGNFECSDPLINQLQKNIQWGLRGNFVDVPTDCPQRDERLGWTGDAQVFAPTACFNMDAASFYTKWMKDFSVDQLSDGRIPHVLPNILGDDGGAAGWADAAVIIPWTIYENYGDTRILEAQYESMKKWIDYLQNLSGNEYLWNKSVGFGDWLAFATNNSDYPGATTDKDLIGTAYFYHSVSLLQKIAVVLGKDKDAEKYLELMKNIKNAFQKEFITQTGRVASNTQTAYVLALDFDLVPENQRAVAAKRLADDVDKFEHITTGFLGASRLTKILTDFGYEDLAYMLLFNKNYPSWLYPVTKGATTIWERWDGIKRDGSFQSEGMNSFNHYAYGAVGKWIYSFIAGIDFDPKNPGYKNIIINPNVPKELSFAKADYNSIMGKISTAWKVENNVFYFDVEIPANTTADVFLPTNIADNILENGNKIKNVKEINSITTSNGKTVLKIGSGKYSFEIKNFK; this comes from the coding sequence ATGCAAAAGTTTAGAACTTTTTCTTTCAAAATTTTCCATACCGCAATTATTGTTTTAAGCTTCTTAATTATTGGTACTTTGCCAATCAAATCATTTGCTGGCAATCAACCGGATGTACAAAATCTTAGAGTAGAATATAAAAGCAATCCTTTAGGAATAGGCACTTTACAACCGAGATTAAGCTGGGAAATAATTTCTTCCGCAAGAAATTTTATGCAAAGCTCATACCAAATTAAGGTTTCTGAGACTTTAAATGATTTACATAATAGTAAAAATTTGATTTGGGACAGCGGAAAAATTAAGTCGGGCAATTCTAACCAGATCATTTATAATGGGAAAGAACTAAAGTCAAAACAACGAGTTTATTGGCAAGTTAAAATATGGGGAAATGATGGCAGCGAATCTGATTGGAGTAAACCTGCATTTTGGGAAATGGGATTATTAAATCCTTCAGACTGGCAGGCAATTTGGATTGAACCGGATTTAAACGAAAATACTTCCGAATATAATCCTTCTCCTTATTTAAGAAAAGAATTTAATAATAGTAAAAAAGTGAAATTCGCTCGGGCATATGTAACAAGTCATGGACTTTATGAATTTCATTTAAATGGCAAAAAAGTTTCGGATCAGCTGTTTACTCCAGGTTGGACAAGTTATAATTACCGGTTGCAATATCAAGTATACGATATAACTGAAAAAATAAACTCGGGTAAAAACGCGATTGGTGTTATATTGGCTGACGGCTGGTATCGCGGTCCATTAAAATGGGATATGAAAAGAAATAACTACGGTGAAAAGCTTGGTCTTTTACTTCAAATTAATATTGAATATGAAGATGGAACATCGGAAATAGTTAAGTCGGATTATAGCTGGAAATCTTCCACCGGTCCAATTTTAATGTCGGGAATTTACGATGGTGAAATCTATGATGCGCGTTTGGAAAAATCTGGATGGGATGAAATCAATTACAACGATAAAAATTGGAACGGAACAATAGAGAAACAATATCCCCAAAATATATTAATTGCGTCTGAAGGACCTGAAGTTAAAAATACCGTTACTATAAAACCCATCAATAAATTTATTGCGCCAAATGGTGATTTGGTTTTCGATATGGGTCAAAATATGGTTGGCTGGATACACTTTTCCTTATTGGGAAAAGAAGGAGAAAAAATCATACTCAGGCATGCAGAAGTTTTGGATCAACAAGGAAATATTTATTTAGATAATTTGCGACGTGCAAAACAGCAAGTTGAATATACTTTCAAAGGCGGGAAGAAAGAAACTTTTGAACCTCATTTTACATTCCAGGGATTTAGATATGTAGCCGTAACTAATTTTAAAGGTGAAATAAATTTAGAAAACATAACGGGTAAAGTAATCCATTCGGATATGACGCCGGCAGGAAATTTTGAATGTTCCGATCCTTTAATTAACCAGCTTCAGAAAAATATTCAATGGGGATTACGCGGAAATTTTGTCGATGTTCCAACCGACTGTCCTCAAAGAGATGAAAGACTCGGCTGGACAGGCGACGCGCAGGTCTTTGCTCCAACAGCATGTTTCAATATGGACGCAGCTTCATTTTACACAAAATGGATGAAAGATTTTTCTGTCGATCAATTAAGCGACGGCAGAATTCCTCATGTATTACCTAACATATTGGGCGATGACGGCGGTGCCGCCGGCTGGGCTGATGCCGCAGTTATTATTCCTTGGACTATCTACGAAAATTACGGTGATACAAGAATTTTAGAAGCACAATATGAATCAATGAAAAAATGGATTGACTATTTACAAAATTTAAGCGGCAATGAATATCTCTGGAATAAATCGGTTGGTTTTGGAGATTGGCTTGCCTTCGCGACAAACAATTCAGATTATCCCGGTGCGACAACAGATAAAGATCTTATTGGAACCGCTTATTTTTATCATTCAGTCTCTTTGCTTCAAAAAATCGCGGTTGTTTTAGGTAAAGATAAAGACGCTGAAAAATATTTGGAATTAATGAAAAATATTAAAAACGCTTTTCAAAAAGAATTTATTACACAAACCGGCAGAGTTGCATCAAACACTCAAACCGCTTATGTACTAGCTTTGGATTTTGATTTAGTACCTGAAAATCAACGAGCGGTTGCTGCAAAAAGATTAGCCGATGACGTTGATAAGTTTGAACATATTACAACCGGTTTTTTGGGCGCTTCACGACTAACAAAAATACTTACTGATTTTGGTTATGAAGATTTAGCTTATATGCTATTGTTCAATAAAAATTATCCTTCTTGGTTATACCCCGTAACAAAAGGCGCAACAACAATTTGGGAAAGATGGGATGGAATAAAACGAGACGGATCATTCCAAAGTGAAGGAATGAATTCTTTTAATCATTATGCATATGGAGCAGTAGGAAAATGGATTTATAGCTTTATTGCGGGAATTGATTTTGATCCTAAAAATCCCGGTTATAAAAATATTATTATAAATCCTAATGTGCCAAAGGAATTGAGTTTTGCCAAAGCAGATTACAATTCAATTATGGGAAAAATTTCAACAGCATGGAAAGTTGAAAACAATGTATTTTATTTCGATGTCGAAATTCCCGCAAACACAACAGCAGATGTTTTTCTCCCAACCAATATTGCGGATAACATATTAGAAAATGGAAATAAAATTAAAAATGTTAAAGAAATTAATTCTATAACAACTTCGAATGGAAAAACGGTTTTAAAAATCGGATCAGGTAAATATTCTTTTGAAATAAAAAACTTTAAATAA
- a CDS encoding GH92 family glycosyl hydrolase: MKRMLLLFFILTNFAITGGIKDDTKIKKEYADLVNPLVGTDSEHKLSTGNTYPAIALPWGMNFWTPQTGKMGDGWQYTYDAYKIVGFKQTHQPSPWINDYGAFSIMPVTGKLKINEEERASWYTHKREIAKPYYYQTYLGDYNVWVEITPTERSAQFNIKYPKEDNSYLLIDAFHEGSYVKIFPKEKKVVGYCRNNSDGVPENFHNYFVIYFDKEIDSAFTWNDSKIQKNKLEDSGDHVGAVLKFKTSENEIVNFKIASSFISYEQAELNLKREIGNDSFEQTCAKAKDVWNEGLGKIEIEGGTEDQIKTFYTALYRTMLFPRGFYEYDKNNNVVHYSPYNGKVLPGYMFTDAGFWDVFRAAFPLITIMHPSLSKNIMEGLVNTYKESGWLPEWASPGHRNCMIGSNSASIIADAYLKGIRGYDINTLYEAILKNTASEGPMASVGRLGAEYYNSLGYIPYDVHINENAARTLEYSYDDFTILKLAEELNRPKNEIELFTKRAQNYKNIFDTSTNFMRGRNKDGNFQSPFRPDKWGDAFTEGCAWHYTWSVFHDPQGLIDLMGGNKKFIEKLDSVFSAPPTFDYSYYSSQIHEITEMVIAGMGQYAHGNQPIQHVIYLYNYAGEPWKAQEHVRETMDLLYNPFPDGLCGDEDNGQTSAWYVMSAAGFYSVCPGTNQYVLGSPLFNKVTLHLENGNKFVVSAENNSKEKIYVKNAKLNEMDYSKNFITHDQIMKGGNLNFEMSETPNLKRGINKEDFPYSFSNELSNKK, from the coding sequence ATGAAGAGAATGCTTTTACTGTTTTTTATACTAACTAATTTTGCTATTACGGGCGGAATTAAAGATGATACAAAAATTAAAAAAGAATATGCCGATCTTGTAAATCCTTTAGTCGGAACCGATTCGGAGCATAAACTTTCTACAGGTAATACATATCCGGCAATTGCGCTTCCTTGGGGAATGAATTTTTGGACACCGCAAACCGGAAAAATGGGTGACGGCTGGCAATATACTTATGACGCATATAAAATTGTTGGATTCAAACAAACTCATCAACCTTCTCCGTGGATAAATGATTACGGCGCCTTTTCAATAATGCCAGTTACCGGTAAATTAAAAATAAACGAAGAAGAAAGAGCCTCGTGGTACACTCACAAAAGAGAAATAGCCAAACCTTATTATTATCAAACATATCTTGGAGATTATAACGTCTGGGTTGAAATTACACCAACAGAAAGATCGGCACAATTTAATATAAAATATCCTAAAGAAGATAACTCATATTTGCTTATAGATGCGTTTCACGAAGGTTCATATGTGAAAATATTTCCGAAGGAAAAAAAAGTAGTTGGTTATTGCAGAAATAATAGCGACGGAGTTCCGGAAAATTTTCACAACTATTTTGTAATATACTTTGATAAAGAAATTGATTCCGCATTTACGTGGAATGATTCTAAGATACAGAAAAATAAATTAGAAGATTCCGGTGATCATGTTGGAGCTGTATTGAAATTTAAAACATCGGAAAACGAAATCGTAAATTTTAAAATTGCATCATCATTTATAAGTTATGAACAAGCAGAATTAAATCTTAAACGCGAAATAGGAAATGATTCTTTTGAACAAACATGTGCTAAAGCTAAAGATGTTTGGAATGAAGGTTTAGGAAAAATTGAAATTGAGGGCGGAACCGAAGACCAAATAAAAACATTTTATACAGCGCTTTATAGAACTATGCTTTTTCCGCGTGGTTTTTATGAATACGATAAAAATAATAACGTTGTGCATTACAGTCCTTATAACGGTAAAGTATTGCCGGGTTATATGTTTACCGATGCCGGATTTTGGGATGTTTTTCGAGCGGCATTTCCGCTTATTACAATTATGCATCCCAGCTTAAGTAAAAATATTATGGAAGGCTTAGTTAATACTTACAAAGAAAGCGGCTGGCTTCCGGAATGGGCAAGTCCTGGTCACAGAAACTGCATGATAGGTTCAAACTCGGCATCAATTATCGCGGATGCTTATTTAAAAGGAATTAGGGGATATGATATAAATACTCTTTATGAAGCAATTTTAAAAAATACAGCTTCTGAAGGACCTATGGCATCAGTTGGACGACTGGGTGCAGAATATTACAATTCACTAGGATACATTCCCTACGATGTTCATATAAATGAAAATGCCGCAAGAACTCTGGAATATAGCTACGATGATTTTACAATATTGAAATTAGCCGAAGAATTGAATAGACCCAAGAATGAAATTGAACTATTTACAAAACGAGCTCAAAATTATAAAAACATTTTTGATACCTCCACGAATTTTATGAGAGGAAGAAACAAGGATGGAAATTTTCAATCTCCGTTTAGACCCGATAAATGGGGAGACGCATTTACCGAAGGCTGTGCATGGCATTATACATGGTCCGTATTTCATGATCCTCAAGGATTGATCGATTTAATGGGAGGAAATAAAAAGTTTATCGAAAAGTTGGATTCTGTTTTTTCGGCGCCTCCAACATTTGATTATTCTTATTATAGTTCGCAAATTCATGAAATTACAGAAATGGTGATTGCGGGTATGGGACAATATGCACACGGAAATCAACCGATTCAGCATGTTATTTATTTATATAATTATGCCGGAGAACCATGGAAAGCTCAAGAACATGTTAGAGAAACAATGGACTTATTATATAATCCGTTCCCGGATGGACTTTGCGGTGATGAAGATAACGGACAAACTTCGGCTTGGTATGTTATGTCGGCTGCCGGATTTTATTCTGTTTGCCCCGGAACAAATCAATATGTATTAGGCTCGCCGTTATTCAATAAAGTTACTTTGCATTTGGAAAATGGAAATAAATTTGTTGTTTCGGCAGAAAATAATTCAAAAGAAAAAATTTACGTGAAAAACGCAAAATTGAATGAAATGGATTATTCAAAAAACTTTATTACTCATGATCAAATTATGAAAGGCGGAAATTTAAATTTTGAAATGAGCGAAACGCCGAACTTAAAAAGAGGAATTAATAAAGAAGATTTTCCATACTCATTTTCAAATGAATTATCTAATAAAAAATAA